The genomic segment gttccaaattgagttttataaTCACTCCAAttcgcggattgtcatttggatcatccagttgagagatatcttcaaaacaccgaagctcgccagaaatttagtttgtgcaaaattcagtttcagcttgcttcttgtgtttgcaacttcacacttgagtaaatatgttagaaacacaataacaagttttgttaacatcaaaatcaagattgcgaacttgaaaagttgcaacaaaatatataatttaatttaagcgtttggcataaaaatattaagtttgtgacttattttttattttataaacggtacatcatcaaaattcttaattttattagtagctttttttttttgaaaggaattttattagtagcttattctattgattatTTGTACGATTTATTCTTGAAGTGTCAAACTTTAGGGCAGGATTATTTGTAGCTTTTATAGGGtttcttgaaataaaaaaataataatttgattGAGCCACGTATTATAAAATGGTGTAAGAAAATTATCCAACCACCACCAACAAGATGCTGGACCTATCCAATTTCAATTGCCTGCAATATTCTGGATTTTGATCGGGATAAGCATTCATATTTGGGTAAATATATACCGAAATTGGTTTTTAAAAAATGGGAACAACTCGATGTCTCTTATTAGGTCACATTAAAGCGACTTCAAACTAATCTTATTCATTGTTAGTCAAAGGAAGTAATCTTTACTAGAGGTGACTCTGTATTCACATGCAACTATACCTGTAAGAAATAATTGAATAAAATCGAATACAGTAGCATATAAGGCATTGTTtgtaattacaaaaaaaaaaaaatgagattCTTAACTTTTTGCTTAAAAAAATCAACTTTGCATCAGCTTATGCTTAATTTAAATGAAATCTAAACTTTAACAAAAATATTtcactaaaaaaaataatattaaaattgcTTATTTATCAAACATTATTCATTTTAAATTTCAGTTATTAAAACTTTTGTATTCGGTATATCTATCTTTAATTTTCTCCACTTCATGAtctctaaatttaattatttttttaaaaaccataATGTATTGCACACACGTCCTATATTTAACAACCGACAAGCTAAGTATTATTACAACTTCAAGTCACACGGGGTGCTTTTTACGGatataatccaaaaaatatgtatttttgaGAATTCGGATTCATATAATTGGGCTTCTAACAAATTATTTAACGTCATAGATAAACAACGATTCGTACAAAATACGCATGAAATAGTCTTAAGAGAGTAACTTCACATCAAATCTTTTTTGCAAACAAGAACCGATTAACATGCGTCAAGGTAATCTGACAAAAGAAAGCACGTAGCAAGTCTTGTTTTGAAACAACTCAGGCATCAGCAGCAGGTTGTGTCAACCCAGACTTCACCAACAACTTGTTGAGTTTATCCGCAGACCACACCTGAAACTTCACTTTCCCAGAAGACAGAAATATCTCCGACAATTCAAGCTTTTCTGAGTTGAGACTTGTGCTATCCATTGTCTTACTGAGCACCTTTATCGCAAGCTGTACCGCCTCTTCTCTAGTCATGTCGTCTTTGTAATCCTGCTTAAGTATAGATTGTGCAGCCTGGTTGTTAGCTCCAATTGCTGCAGCCTTCCAACCACTGAAATTCCCACTAGGGTCGCTCATGTAAAGCTGAAATCCATAATTTTTGTCCCAGCCTGCAAACAGGAACGAAACACCAAAGGGGCGGAGGCCACCAAACTGTGTGTAGCCTTGCTTGGTGTCACATAGAGACTGAACCAGTTGTTCCACTGGCATCGGTTCTTGGTAAGCATATGCATAACGCTGGGCCTGGAGTCTGGCTGTGTTGATAAGTATGTTGGCATCAGACATGATCCCAGCAACAGCACATGCTACGTGGTCATCAATCTTGTACATCTTCTCAACTGATGTTGAGGTCTCGAGCAGTTTAGAAACAACTTTCTTTTCGCCAACTAGGACAACTCCATCTGTACTCAAAATTCCAATGGCACTCCCTGCATTTCCAATGGCTTCCATTGCATACTCAACCTGGTAAAGCCGACCTTCTGGGGAAAAGATAGTTGTACGGCTATCATATCTTCGAGACATCTACCAAAAAAGATACAGAAGGTTTATCGTGTAAGAACGGAGTCAATGACTAAAGGTGCAACGATATACTTGATAAGAGGAGATAATACACCACCGCCAAAATACGGATACATGACTTACATGCATTCACTCAGACAAAATTTTAGAACTTTGCCTGACACTTCctatataataaaaatgttGAAATTATAGGTGTGGGACAGAAATAAATGGAGATAAAGTTATCGATCCACAAACACAAACCAAACACAACTGGATGGCCATCCCTTAAAGAGCGCCACATACCAACAGTGATATTTTTTGGCTTCGAATTTAGAAAAAGGAAAACATGATAAGGTCCGTGCATTCACTAGCACTGCAAGCTTCTCATACTCAATGATACACATTAACAAATTTGCTGCTACCGACATCAGCATTACAGTTAGTATGCTAATGTTGTTGACTGAAGTCACCATGCATGAAATTTCACCAACCTTATTCTTCTAAGCTGTGAAACAGTGAGGATTGATACCTGATTAATTTTGAACAAGTTCTATTTTTAAAGTTAATAGAACTTTGATGTGTGTTATTTTtacttattttattgcattagtttcgTGTGTATTTGcattgtgtgtgtgtgcatttcatatatattttgttcGTTTTAGAATTAGCATATGTATATGATCGTGTCTCACTAGTACGTGATGAATTTGCAGGTGAAATGGCCGGAGAGCTGTAATCGGGAGAGAAATACACAAGCCACGCGAGAAAGAGAGGAACGGGGCAGAAAAGTTGGCGCAAGATGGAATTCCGAACAGAAGAGTTGGCGTCCGGGAGGTAAGATTGATGTGCCTTTCAAAGACTGGATTACAGAggactcggcgctcgggcggtataatcttaccgctcgagcacgaGTACCGCACATGGAGAGAAAATTACAGAGGAGTTGGCAGtcgggcggtagaatcttaCAGCCCGAGCGGTACTCAATTCGGAAAAGATTTTGAGGATGATTTCTTGTCTTCCGCGAGATGTTGCCAAGTGGAGGCTGCACAAAAGAACCCTTAGGGACGAAAGTTAACACACTTTTCAGCAGCCACAAAGTGGGGAGAGAGAAAAGGCTTGAAGAAAGCTTGGAGTTGAAGATTTCAAGATTTCCGGACCACGTTCTTCGCGTTTTCGTCACGTCTAGACGGTCTAGTATTTCTAGTTTAATTCTTCTTATGTAAATATCGTTTTCCTTAGTTTGatcatgaattctagtagctgaTTTTCATTATCTGTTGaaatttaaggggatcctaccccgaaatcgagtttagttaattcatccatcgacttttgatttattcttgatcgtgcTATTATTTTCATTGCGTAGTtgaagcgtagctaactttaataacgATTTCATATTGcgggtgagttcgagagaatagtcTGTGATAGGATATGAACAAAtagcataatccgtggatttacaatttaaatagaaatatgaagtcggatacacgttgatagtcatagtccagtagatCGAAAGCTAAGGGATTTCATAgaacgacatgcaattcacctttgataaataatttaagagatttaattatttcGTTGCATTGAATTAGTTagacatagctcgagagagtgtgttcaatttgATAAGAAATCTCGTCGAAAGCGTAGATTATTGTCAAACGAATTAAGTAAATTAGAgcggggtaggtgaaccgagattttcaacaaattcatttatcattgaatctttaataaatcattttagcttatttatttcatcatttaatttgTGAATCATTTCGTTGAACTTTTATTTAATCATCGTAGTAGTAAATAATCATCTGAATTATCGTTGCcaaatgttaaataactgagAATAACAATTGCGAAATACAGTCTCTAGAGGAACGATATTCGTACTCtcatacactatattattatttGACATCATGCAtttgcgattatttcgagcttgaatattattaatttttattaagaattttacggtgcaagttttgctcgatcaaaatTCAAGCAGGTTCAGCTACAGAAATGAACTCTAACATTGAATAAGGCATATCAAGCAATCTAAATAAGATAACTAAGTATCAAAAGACAGCCTATGCTCTTTCCATCAGGTAATTAAAACTGCTGTAACTTAAGAGTCCGCCTAAGCTGAATTATGGAGGAAGAAACTTTCGATTGTATGGAAATCATTGACCACATGCTCACATAACACATGAACTCTAAGCAGCTTTAATTGCGGGTAACCCCACAAATGAATTATCATGTGTATTAACAAACGtaagttcagtttagtgacaagaCGAAGATGCACAGAATTAAGACCGTCGATGCCAAATAGTAGCAATATACAAAAGGCAGAACAAGTAAAAGTAGAAATATGGATGGACTAGGTGACTAGCAAATGAAGTCTATGAACCTGTTGTGATCCTACTTCATCTCCATGAGCAATTACCAAGTGGCTAATAAGATAGAGAGGTTCTCCCTTTATAAGATTAGTCTTTTGGGGTTGGGTTCTCTTCTTGGGCATATGGCCTAACATTAATGTTCTCGTTAAGATTCGACACACGAATTGGTGCTTTATGTACGgagtagggacaattattggGTTACGTGACTCGTGTTCATATAACAAGCTGAATTTTAGGGTTTAGAGACCTCATGGAGTTTAAAGGGGCAATGTTGTGATCCCATTCTGGTTTCACATATAATTGAGGAGTAACTAATAAATTCAAGGGACTCTCCGATCGAGAAAGTTGATTCGATTTGAGCCCTCCTCTTGGGTTACCACTATCCCAATGTCCCACCTAAGATTCCTAATAAGTATGCATCTCATCATTCAACATTCTCAAGAAAACAAATTGTCTCCGATCACCATAAAAATATGCCATCATAGCCAAAATCTAACAAGAAGAAATAGTAACTACCAACTGGTAGTGGATTCAAGCACTTAAAAGTAGGATTGGTATAACTACTTCCCGAGGCTCAAATGGGATTGCTCGGTCATTGAAGTGTTTTAGAGGTCATACGCTTTGTGACACACTCTAAAGACAGTAAACTCCAACACCATCACTAAGTTCTAGACACAATGCAGAATTATGATTCAGATATCATAAAAGTTacaaaacataatcaatatccgaAATAGATACAAGCCACAAGAAATATATGCGTTCATCATAAAAGATGCACAGTCCCACCAATCACATGCAataataatcatacaaaatgatcaaaaagaagaaaattccCCCAAAACCTGACACCAATTATTTCTTCCTTCACAAACAGGGAAATCAACCGCGGAAAAAAGTGGAAAAATACCACACATTTATCTTCCGATTACAAtaacatcaattaaaaatcTAACAACACAAAGAAACGACGGATTGATCAGAAGCCTGAAGAAATTGAACTCACTTTGCAACAGTCAATGCGAAATTGAGAGGGAGCTAGGGAACTTGGGTTACACGAAACGAAGGGGTGCTGATTTACGATTTCATAGCAAGAAGAGACTATGTGAAAATGTTAAGTCGCGTTTCCGTAACCCTTTTATCgcgttttattttctttaaagatTTTAGAGTAAGGGGATAGCAACCCAAGCATCACCCACCCCAGGATTCACGGGCTGGAAAATGTGTAAATTGGGCCTATCCAGTTAACGGACTGCTACGCGATCTAAAGTAAAGGGATAGCATCCCCAAGCACCGCCCACCCCATGATACACGGGCCGGATCAAAGTTTGAAGCTATTTTTTATGCATATCGTTTGATTCGTAGAACGAGATATTTAAAGATAATTATAGTAAAACTTAATTCAAACGTCCCGTTATTCACACAAATTCATAAGAAACTAATCTTTAATTAATTTCTACTTTTTTATTCTAATTTAAGATTAGAAGAACAAAAATGTCAATTATATAAATGGTCGAATTGAATTGGATCGAGTATATTATTAGCAAAAACTTATtagaattaatttataaaaatttgcTTGTGGTTTAAAATATCATTGTATTGAGGGATTTTACATAGATGTAAAATGTAATTCATAATCGTTCAAGAAAACAAAAGGTAGGAGTATATATTTTAAGTAGGGTCCATCTAACCAACCCTGagttataaaatattaatataattaactagacaaaaacttgtgtgagacgatctcacgggtcgtatttgtgagacggatctcttatttgggtcaaccatgaaaaagtattactttttatgctaagagtattactttttattatgaatatgggtagggttgatccgtctcacagattatgatccgtgagacggtctcacatgagacccactcaattAACTAATATTAGGACCATATTTATGGGCCAACCCTAAGTGTGTGtctgtatatattatataacacAAAAATTATCGTGAAATAATTTAACAAGTCAATTTTGtatgaaatatttattatttgggTCGTCAAGAAAAAATTTAAATGCCAAAAGTACtactttttttattataaatatggatAGAGTTCATCCGTATGACGAATAAAGATCTGTAATACCGTCTCAGAACAGACGTACTCATAATATAATGCACCTACATATCAGCAATAAAGAAAGATTAAATAATTCATCAACAACTTGTCCCTTACATTAATTGTAATCCTTTACGTCCTATATTTTTTGTcgattaattaattgtttttttttacatcaatTCATTAATTTGTTGGCAAGGCCGCAAGGGCATGTGCCTTTCATTATTTCAAGTATAAAATCATCAAATTTTAAGTTACTTTCTTTAAAAAGCATGAAGTAATTTTTACTTCCTCTTAATATAGAAAATCACCAAGATATTCGTTTTTATTGTGGGGTTTAGAGGAAAAAGTTTTTAGAATTTTTGTTTGAAggaataatttttgaaaaataagatATAAGCTTGGTTTTACTCTTGGGACAATGCAATGTTATCTTAAATGCCAAATTATATAAGAAATGTaaataaaatagttttaaagttttaaataatatatatattttaatggagtattttgggaatgatgaagactatatttattaaataaactCTTACACGATTCAATTCAAATACTTAATCAAACACAATACATTTTAAATTATCTAACTCATACTTTTACCCATAAAAGTATCAATTCAAATACTtactttaatatatttattaaataaaatcttgagtgggtctcatgtgagaccgtctcacggatactaatctgtgagacgtgtcaaccttacccatattcacaataaaaagtaatgctcttagcataaaaaataatactttttcatggatgatccaaataagagatccgtctcacaaattcgacccgtgagaccgtctcacacaagtttttgtcttcaaTCTTACACGATTCAATATCGTCAAAAACAATTTTTTgtaacataataataataataccaatcatatattatttattaatatatactATATTATACTATTATACACATTAACTGACTTTTATGGTATTATgctgaatttttaaaatatgctaAAAAATATACCTCTCGATGCTCCATTTTTATGTAATAAACAATATTATAAAAACctatttcagaaaattttaACTTATAATACGtgtcaaaatattttgaattattaaatatatttatttatcttatctacaattttaaattttagacgACCATATCACTCTTAatagaaaatatgaaaaaaatagtttgaaaatttaaaaaattatcatatttaaataattattgaagagtatgtattttgtgatacggtctcacaaatctttatttgtgagacgggtcaactttatcgatattcacaataaaaactaaCACTcgtaacataaaaaataatattttttcatagctgatccaaataaaagatttgtctcacaaaataacaCCTGTGAGATCGCCTCTCATATATCTTTGCCATTATTGAAACGGTACACACACAACAAGTGAAGACAGACACTAGCTCATCACTCCCAAGCAATTCGATATTACTCAAGTGTCACAATTTTACTTgggtaaaaatttatgtgagacggtcttacgagtcgtattttatgagatagatctcttatttgggtaatccataaaaaatattattttttatgttaagagtattattttttattgtgaatagcAGTAaatttgacccgtctcacagataaagattcgtgagaccgtctcatctTGACCTACTCTTTTACTTAATTGATGTTAAATGTTTTTTAAGTAATTACCATTTGGCTATTGATCGAATAAAAAGTCAAGCTGGGGGTTTAAATAATCACTCTCGATTAGGGTAGCAATTAAATTTTTTAGCCTAACTTTGACTACGAAAAAACAATATAATTAGCTTTCAAGATTATTATGTATCCGAAATCATAGACATCATAATTAAAGAAATTCAATGATATATGCGATAATTTATGGCGGCCCGTTTGTCAACTTTATACTAATTACTCTCACTTACCTGCAAATCGCACCACATTGCGTAATTTTCAGTAAATGGCCATCGCATAAGATCTACGTATAAGACACGCACTAAATACATATAATAAAATTCCCACTTGTTAATTAATGATTAATGCATAAATTTAATTACTAAAACTTTACATCATGGCTAAAGACAAGTTGTGATCTTGTCCCAAAACGAAAAGGGGGTCGAAACATGGATCAAAGCTAAGGGACCATCGGGGCTAACTTGAGCGTCGGTCGAGCCGATTGTAATGTGGCTTTGATTTAGGTAGGCAGACAATTGATTCCGAGATCGCGCAGGTTCTCTTGCAAGAAGTGTACGTGTTAATGCACCAGAATCCATCGCTTAAAGTTGTTGAAATTTTGGAGCAGCAGTTTGATCCATTCCCGTGATGGACAAGGTTTGTG from the Primulina eburnea isolate SZY01 chromosome 3, ASM2296580v1, whole genome shotgun sequence genome contains:
- the LOC140825645 gene encoding proteasome subunit alpha type-4-like; amino-acid sequence: MSRRYDSRTTIFSPEGRLYQVEYAMEAIGNAGSAIGILSTDGVVLVGEKKVVSKLLETSTSVEKMYKIDDHVACAVAGIMSDANILINTARLQAQRYAYAYQEPMPVEQLVQSLCDTKQGYTQFGGLRPFGVSFLFAGWDKNYGFQLYMSDPSGNFSGWKAAAIGANNQAAQSILKQDYKDDMTREEAVQLAIKVLSKTMDSTSLNSEKLELSEIFLSSGKVKFQVWSADKLNKLLVKSGLTQPAADA